In Listeria monocytogenes, the following proteins share a genomic window:
- a CDS encoding N-acetyldiaminopimelate deacetylase, with amino-acid sequence MLNEFIAIRRELHQIPETGYKELKTQAYLLDYISKLPSEHLEVKKWRTGILVLVKGNNPEKTIGYRTDIDALPITEETGLPFASKHPGNMHACGHDLHMSIALGVLTHFASKPAKDNLLFVFQPAEEGPGGAKPIMESAEFAEWRPDSIYGLHIAPEYKVGEIAIKPGLLFANTSELFISFKGKGGHAAYPHLANDMVVAASAFVGQMQTIISRNIDPMDSAVITIGRIHGGEIQNVIAETAYLDGTIRTLSPETMQIVWTRLKQLAKGWEEAYQCEVEFHPGSDYYQVDNDPVETEEFIHFLEEQYPESYVPARSAMTGEDFGYFLSEIKGFMFWLGVDSEYSLHHAKLSPKEEAIPFAIDVLIHFLESK; translated from the coding sequence GTGTTAAATGAATTTATTGCCATTCGACGTGAGTTACACCAAATTCCTGAAACAGGTTATAAAGAGCTCAAAACACAAGCTTATTTATTAGATTATATTAGCAAATTACCGAGTGAACATTTAGAAGTGAAAAAATGGCGTACGGGGATTTTGGTTTTAGTAAAAGGAAACAATCCAGAAAAAACAATTGGTTATCGTACCGATATTGATGCATTACCAATTACAGAAGAAACTGGGCTGCCTTTTGCATCAAAACATCCTGGGAATATGCATGCTTGTGGGCACGATTTACATATGAGTATCGCACTTGGTGTATTGACGCATTTTGCAAGTAAACCAGCTAAAGATAACTTACTCTTCGTGTTTCAGCCTGCCGAAGAAGGTCCAGGTGGTGCCAAACCTATCATGGAAAGTGCGGAATTTGCCGAGTGGCGACCAGACAGTATTTACGGGCTCCATATCGCACCAGAGTACAAAGTTGGAGAAATTGCGATTAAGCCAGGTTTACTTTTTGCGAATACATCGGAACTTTTTATTTCGTTTAAAGGAAAAGGTGGCCATGCGGCGTATCCTCATTTGGCGAATGATATGGTTGTCGCGGCAAGTGCGTTTGTCGGACAAATGCAAACAATTATAAGCCGGAATATTGATCCAATGGATAGCGCGGTTATCACGATTGGACGGATTCATGGCGGCGAAATTCAAAATGTCATTGCGGAAACCGCTTATTTAGATGGAACCATTCGAACGCTTTCCCCTGAAACAATGCAGATTGTTTGGACTCGTTTGAAACAGCTAGCAAAAGGATGGGAAGAAGCCTACCAATGTGAAGTAGAATTCCATCCTGGATCCGATTACTATCAAGTGGACAATGATCCAGTTGAAACAGAAGAATTCATCCACTTTTTGGAAGAACAATATCCAGAAAGTTATGTGCCAGCTCGTTCAGCGATGACTGGAGAAGACTTTGGTTACTTTTTATCTGAAATTAAAGGGTTTATGTTTTGGTTAGGCGTGGATTCCGAGTACAGTTTGCATCACGCGAAACTTAGTCCAAAAGAAGAAGCTATTCCATTTGCAATTGATGTATTAATCCACTTTTTGGAAAGTAAATAA
- a CDS encoding mechanosensitive ion channel family protein, with amino-acid sequence MNLLKKWFSSIDWDQFWNHVISVGIKIAILIALYFIFRVVGNKIIRSFFRKYRQQQAVSVGRADTLESLISNFYGYVLFFTFAILLLQNFMDVTAIIASAGVASLAIAFGAQGLVSDVVTGFFILLERQLDVGDTITIGLVNGTVEALGLRTTQVRDFDGTLHFIPNRQIMVVSNHSRGNMRVMVDIQISPHEDPEKAIKIIGEVCDVAAKENKNIVEPPVVLGVQNIDATNMIIRVVGKAVNGEQYSVQRDLLKDIREALAENEIELPLNFVSSFGPNNN; translated from the coding sequence ATGAATTTACTCAAAAAGTGGTTCAGTTCTATTGACTGGGACCAATTTTGGAATCATGTTATTTCAGTTGGAATAAAAATTGCCATTTTAATTGCTCTTTATTTTATTTTCCGCGTGGTTGGTAATAAAATTATCCGTAGTTTCTTCCGCAAATATCGGCAACAACAAGCAGTTTCTGTTGGGCGCGCGGATACGTTAGAAAGCTTGATTTCTAATTTTTACGGCTATGTTTTATTTTTCACTTTTGCGATTTTATTATTACAGAACTTTATGGATGTTACAGCGATTATTGCAAGTGCTGGGGTGGCGAGTTTGGCCATTGCCTTTGGTGCTCAAGGGCTTGTTAGTGACGTTGTGACTGGATTTTTTATTCTACTTGAACGTCAACTTGATGTTGGTGATACGATTACCATTGGACTAGTTAATGGAACAGTAGAAGCACTTGGACTTAGAACAACACAGGTACGTGATTTTGATGGCACGCTTCATTTCATTCCTAACAGACAAATTATGGTCGTTAGTAATCATTCGCGCGGTAATATGCGTGTGATGGTGGACATTCAAATTAGTCCACATGAAGATCCGGAAAAAGCAATTAAAATTATTGGTGAGGTTTGTGACGTAGCTGCAAAAGAAAATAAAAATATCGTTGAGCCCCCTGTTGTATTAGGTGTGCAAAACATTGACGCAACAAATATGATTATCCGCGTAGTCGGTAAAGCAGTGAACGGCGAGCAGTATTCTGTTCAACGTGACTTACTCAAAGATATTCGCGAAGCACTCGCAGAAAACGAAATCGAACTACCACTCAATTTTGTTAGCTCATTCGGACCAAATAATAATTAA
- a CDS encoding glycine betaine/L-proline ABC transporter ATP-binding protein, producing the protein MSKIKVEELTKIFGKKASKASSLLSQGKSKTDILKETGATIGVNKASFSVEEGEIFVIMGLSGSGKSTLVRLLNRLIEPTSGKIWLDGKELSSLNKKELLEVRRKSMSMVFQNFGLFPNRTINRNVEYGLEIQGMDKEEREKNAAESLALVGLAGYGDQYPSQLSGGMQQRVGLARALANNPDILLMDEAFSALDPLNRKDMQDQLLDLQDKMKKTIIFITHDLDEALRIGDHIMIMRDGSVVQTGSPEEILAHPANEYVEKFIEDVDRSKVYTASNVMIRPEIVNFEKDGPRVALKRMREAGTSSVFVVKRNRELVGIVHAAEVSKLVKENITSLETALHRDVPTTGLDTPLAEIMDTISTTTIPIAVTEDGKLKGIIIRGSVLAALSGNEVNVNA; encoded by the coding sequence TTGAGCAAGATTAAAGTAGAAGAGCTAACGAAAATTTTTGGAAAAAAGGCTTCCAAAGCATCTTCTTTACTTTCTCAGGGGAAATCGAAAACAGATATTTTGAAAGAAACAGGGGCGACTATTGGTGTTAATAAAGCATCTTTTAGCGTAGAAGAAGGAGAAATTTTCGTTATTATGGGGCTTTCTGGTAGTGGGAAGTCGACTTTGGTACGACTTTTAAACCGTCTAATTGAGCCTACGAGCGGAAAAATTTGGCTTGACGGAAAAGAACTATCTAGTCTAAATAAAAAAGAACTTTTGGAAGTCAGAAGAAAAAGCATGAGTATGGTCTTCCAAAACTTTGGTTTATTTCCGAATAGAACGATTAATCGTAACGTAGAATACGGCCTTGAAATTCAAGGAATGGACAAAGAAGAGCGCGAGAAAAATGCAGCAGAATCGCTTGCACTTGTTGGTTTAGCTGGTTACGGCGATCAATATCCTTCGCAACTTTCTGGTGGGATGCAGCAACGTGTAGGGCTTGCGAGAGCACTTGCTAACAATCCAGATATTTTATTAATGGATGAGGCTTTCTCTGCACTTGACCCACTTAACAGAAAAGATATGCAAGATCAATTACTAGATTTACAAGATAAAATGAAGAAAACAATCATCTTTATTACCCATGATTTGGATGAGGCACTTCGTATTGGCGACCACATTATGATTATGCGTGATGGTTCTGTCGTTCAAACAGGTTCCCCGGAAGAAATTCTGGCACATCCAGCAAATGAATATGTTGAAAAATTTATTGAAGATGTAGATCGTTCCAAAGTTTATACAGCGAGCAACGTAATGATACGTCCAGAAATCGTTAATTTTGAAAAAGATGGTCCTCGTGTTGCGCTTAAACGGATGCGTGAGGCTGGAACTTCCAGTGTATTCGTTGTTAAACGTAATCGTGAGCTAGTTGGTATTGTCCATGCAGCGGAAGTTTCTAAACTAGTAAAAGAAAATATTACTTCACTAGAAACAGCTTTACATCGTGATGTGCCTACAACTGGCCTAGATACGCCGCTTGCAGAAATCATGGATACTATCTCGACAACAACGATTCCGATCGCTGTAACCGAAGATGGGAAATTAAAAGGAATTATTATTCGCGGATCCGTTCTGGCCGCACTTTCTGGAAACGAGGTGAACGTTAATGCCTAA
- a CDS encoding proline/glycine betaine ABC transporter permease produces MPNIPTIPLASWIDKLVDGLTQFEGFFNVITNIIGGIVDAFQWVFDLVPPWLFIILLVFGTFWVNRKGKKWGLIIFEVVGLLLIWNLDFWRDMTQTLTLVLTSSLIALVIGVPLGIWMAKSNIVESIFKPVLDFMQTMPAFVYLIPAVAFFGIGMVPGVVASVIFAMPPTVRMTNLGIRQVSTELVEAADSFGSTPWQKLWKVQLPMAKSTMMAGINQSIMLALSMVVIASMIGAMGLGTRVYFAVGRNDAGGGFVAGIAIVIVAIILDRLTQAFNKKAKSE; encoded by the coding sequence ATGCCTAATATTCCAACGATTCCATTAGCTAGTTGGATTGATAAATTAGTGGATGGCTTAACGCAATTTGAAGGATTTTTTAATGTAATTACAAATATCATTGGCGGGATTGTTGATGCATTCCAATGGGTGTTCGATTTAGTTCCACCATGGTTATTTATTATTTTACTTGTATTTGGCACATTTTGGGTAAACCGTAAAGGCAAAAAATGGGGTTTAATTATCTTTGAAGTTGTCGGTTTACTGTTAATCTGGAACTTAGATTTCTGGCGCGACATGACACAAACATTAACGCTCGTCCTGACAAGTAGTTTAATTGCGCTTGTTATTGGTGTTCCACTTGGTATTTGGATGGCGAAAAGCAATATTGTTGAAAGTATCTTCAAACCGGTACTCGATTTTATGCAAACTATGCCAGCCTTCGTTTACTTAATTCCTGCCGTAGCATTTTTCGGAATTGGAATGGTTCCAGGGGTTGTGGCTTCTGTTATTTTCGCAATGCCTCCAACTGTTCGTATGACTAATCTAGGTATTCGCCAAGTTTCAACAGAGCTTGTAGAAGCAGCCGATTCGTTCGGTTCAACACCTTGGCAAAAACTTTGGAAAGTACAGCTGCCAATGGCGAAATCAACCATGATGGCGGGTATTAACCAAAGTATCATGTTAGCACTTTCCATGGTCGTAATTGCTTCAATGATCGGTGCAATGGGACTTGGAACACGTGTTTACTTCGCAGTAGGACGTAACGACGCTGGTGGCGGATTTGTAGCTGGGATTGCGATTGTTATCGTAGCAATCATCCTAGACCGTCTGACACAAGCTTTCAATAAAAAAGCGAAATCAGAATAA
- a CDS encoding glycine/betaine ABC transporter substrate-binding protein, whose amino-acid sequence MLKKLITTAVLAMLIFTLAACGTTLAPYDAKKDLGEQINYTITGIDAGAGIMLATQNAIKDYHLDDDNWQLQTSSTAAMTSTLQKAMKDKRPIVVTGWTPHWMFTKFDLKFLDDPKNVYGNAENIHTIVRKGLKEDKPSAYQVLDNFFWTAEDMSEVMLEVNDGVDPEEAAKKWIKNNPEKVAKWTDGVEKVDGDEIKLTYVAWDSEIASTNVVAEALKQVGYKPTIQAMEIQPMWASVATDAADGMVAAWLPNTSGIYYKDYKGKFEDLGPNLKGAKIGLAVPKYMTNINSIEDLKTSK is encoded by the coding sequence TTGCTAAAAAAATTAATCACCACCGCAGTTTTGGCTATGCTTATTTTCACTTTAGCAGCCTGCGGGACAACCCTTGCTCCTTATGACGCGAAAAAAGATTTAGGCGAACAAATCAATTATACAATCACAGGAATTGATGCTGGAGCAGGAATTATGCTTGCAACACAAAATGCGATTAAAGATTACCATTTAGATGATGATAATTGGCAATTACAAACAAGTTCTACCGCGGCTATGACAAGTACACTTCAAAAAGCGATGAAAGATAAGCGCCCGATTGTCGTGACTGGTTGGACCCCGCACTGGATGTTTACAAAATTTGATTTGAAATTTTTAGATGATCCCAAAAACGTATATGGGAACGCAGAAAATATCCACACCATCGTGCGTAAAGGCTTAAAAGAAGATAAACCTTCCGCGTACCAAGTGCTAGATAATTTCTTCTGGACTGCTGAAGATATGTCTGAAGTAATGTTAGAAGTTAATGACGGCGTAGATCCAGAAGAAGCTGCTAAAAAATGGATTAAAAACAATCCAGAAAAAGTAGCAAAATGGACGGATGGCGTGGAAAAAGTAGATGGCGATGAAATCAAGTTAACTTATGTAGCTTGGGATTCTGAAATTGCCTCCACAAATGTCGTTGCAGAAGCATTAAAACAAGTTGGCTACAAACCAACGATTCAAGCAATGGAAATTCAACCAATGTGGGCGTCCGTTGCAACGGATGCAGCTGATGGTATGGTTGCAGCATGGCTTCCAAATACTTCCGGAATCTACTACAAAGATTATAAAGGAAAATTTGAAGATTTAGGACCAAACTTAAAAGGTGCTAAAATCGGTCTAGCAGTACCGAAATACATGACAAACATTAATTCCATTGAAGATTTAAAAACAAGCAAATAA
- a CDS encoding PTS glucose transporter subunit IIA gives MFKKFLKKSKQEILFAHVTGQVIALEDVPDPVFNQKMMGEGIAIKPETGTIVAPIDGKIIQLAETKHAFGIRTDMGQEILVHIGLETVSLNGEGFNVLVSVGDKVRVGDPIVEADFDFIEKNAASTVVPMVITNSSEGKYDFDFHAVTKVEAGKTEVITTNLK, from the coding sequence ATGTTTAAAAAATTCTTAAAAAAATCAAAACAAGAAATTCTATTCGCTCACGTAACTGGACAGGTTATTGCGTTAGAAGATGTTCCAGATCCAGTTTTTAATCAAAAAATGATGGGAGAAGGCATTGCGATTAAACCAGAAACAGGTACCATTGTCGCTCCAATCGACGGAAAAATTATTCAACTTGCAGAAACAAAACATGCTTTTGGTATTCGTACGGATATGGGGCAAGAAATTCTTGTTCATATCGGCTTAGAAACCGTATCCTTAAATGGTGAAGGGTTCAACGTGTTAGTAAGTGTGGGAGATAAAGTGAGAGTAGGCGATCCTATTGTAGAAGCTGACTTTGATTTTATTGAGAAAAATGCTGCAAGTACTGTTGTACCAATGGTTATAACGAATAGCTCAGAAGGTAAATATGATTTTGATTTCCATGCTGTAACAAAAGTAGAAGCAGGAAAAACGGAAGTCATTACAACTAATTTAAAATAA
- a CDS encoding copper homeostasis protein CutC, with protein MLEVIVQNPRDAYLAEKYGANRMEVVSAISEGGLTPSYGAIKEIVHASKLPAMMMIRPHSFSFVYDEAARIVMERDIELAKEVGVQGIVYGGITAGGDIDQVLLEKVIEWKGDLDLTFHRALEATKDIEASYQVLRTYGKDIKQLLTSGGTASALDSLPRLKRWIQDSEKQPDSFRILVGSGVKPENITTFQATLNHTDYHVGSAAREANDFSKDILKEKIDILQQQINKD; from the coding sequence ATGTTAGAAGTGATAGTTCAAAATCCAAGAGATGCATACTTAGCGGAAAAATACGGCGCTAATAGAATGGAAGTAGTTTCAGCAATAAGTGAAGGCGGTTTGACTCCAAGTTACGGAGCTATTAAAGAAATTGTGCACGCGTCTAAATTACCAGCAATGATGATGATTCGGCCACATAGTTTTTCTTTTGTCTATGACGAAGCAGCTAGAATCGTTATGGAACGAGACATTGAACTTGCGAAAGAAGTTGGCGTGCAAGGGATTGTTTATGGTGGTATTACAGCAGGCGGCGATATCGATCAAGTCCTTCTCGAAAAAGTAATAGAGTGGAAAGGTGATTTGGACCTAACTTTTCACAGGGCGCTAGAAGCAACTAAAGACATCGAAGCAAGTTATCAAGTTTTACGTACATACGGAAAAGACATCAAGCAATTATTAACTTCAGGCGGGACAGCGAGCGCACTTGATTCCTTGCCACGGTTAAAACGTTGGATTCAAGATAGCGAAAAACAACCAGATTCTTTCCGGATTTTAGTTGGAAGTGGCGTCAAACCAGAAAATATCACTACTTTTCAAGCGACTCTAAATCATACCGATTATCATGTTGGAAGTGCAGCTAGAGAAGCCAATGATTTTTCCAAAGACATTTTAAAAGAAAAAATCGATATTTTACAGCAACAAATAAACAAAGATTGA
- a CDS encoding S1 RNA-binding domain-containing protein yields MNNYIGKSQVMTVKEIKDTGWLLEKDGVTVFLSKSNTHEAELAVGAEVTVFIFVDYDREIAATTIIPKIQVGHYGWGTVTEVRKHLGVFVDIGIEKDVVVSLDDLPALPHLWPKKEDRVMIALRVDEENRVWGVLAEEEQFRAIAVRAEQDLFNQNIEGTIYRLLKVGSFVFTDDFHIGFIHESERTSEPRMGERVKARVIAVKPDGSLNLSLRGRAHEVLNDDAEMILTYLRSVGGEMPFGDKSDPDAIRAKFGISKAQFKRAIGTLLKARRITQENGVVTKITEETSD; encoded by the coding sequence GTGAATAACTATATTGGCAAAAGCCAAGTAATGACAGTGAAAGAAATCAAAGATACAGGATGGCTCCTTGAAAAAGACGGAGTAACTGTTTTTTTATCTAAATCTAATACACATGAAGCGGAACTTGCTGTTGGAGCAGAAGTAACCGTATTTATTTTTGTGGACTATGACCGCGAAATTGCAGCAACAACGATTATTCCAAAAATCCAAGTAGGACATTACGGCTGGGGAACAGTAACAGAAGTACGTAAACATTTAGGTGTTTTTGTCGATATCGGCATTGAAAAAGATGTGGTGGTATCATTGGACGACTTACCTGCTTTACCACACTTGTGGCCTAAAAAAGAAGATCGCGTGATGATTGCGCTACGTGTAGATGAAGAAAATCGTGTTTGGGGTGTTCTTGCAGAAGAAGAACAATTCCGTGCAATTGCCGTTCGAGCAGAGCAAGATTTATTTAACCAAAATATCGAAGGAACTATTTATCGTTTATTAAAAGTCGGTTCATTTGTTTTTACGGATGATTTTCATATCGGATTTATTCATGAAAGTGAACGAACTTCGGAACCAAGAATGGGGGAACGTGTGAAGGCCCGTGTTATCGCTGTAAAACCAGACGGCTCTCTTAATTTATCGCTTCGTGGTAGAGCGCATGAAGTATTAAATGATGATGCGGAAATGATTTTAACTTATTTGCGAAGTGTTGGCGGAGAAATGCCATTCGGAGATAAATCAGATCCAGATGCCATTCGTGCCAAATTTGGTATTAGTAAAGCCCAATTCAAGCGTGCAATTGGTACGCTTTTAAAAGCAAGACGAATCACTCAAGAGAATGGCGTCGTTACAAAAATCACGGAAGAAACATCGGACTAA
- the liaF gene encoding cell wall-active antibiotics response protein LiaF, which produces MKKMESSVVFVFLIAIIVGVGLEMLFQWELLILFALGIFFIFTSRKASATKKSARNSLFIGIVFIIIAVLLTTTFKVGLVVAGIYAIIHYISRKRAPQLLMLKTREPDSKMDRTDKFIRNQWFGNQRILDVVYEWDDINIQTGIGDTILDLGNTVLPTGESVIMIRSVSGKIRVLVPFDIGICIEHSAIFGNIQYDKESTSIQNNSIKVYSDNYESSARKVKIMTSVIFGDLEVIRL; this is translated from the coding sequence TTGAAAAAAATGGAAAGCTCGGTTGTTTTTGTATTTTTAATTGCGATTATTGTTGGCGTTGGTTTGGAGATGCTGTTCCAGTGGGAGTTGCTTATTTTATTTGCACTCGGGATATTTTTTATCTTTACATCAAGGAAGGCAAGCGCAACAAAGAAAAGTGCAAGAAACTCATTATTTATCGGTATCGTATTTATCATTATCGCCGTGTTACTTACAACCACGTTTAAAGTTGGACTTGTTGTTGCAGGTATTTATGCGATCATTCACTATATTAGTCGGAAGCGGGCACCCCAATTATTGATGCTCAAAACGAGAGAACCGGACAGCAAGATGGACCGCACAGATAAATTTATTCGCAATCAGTGGTTCGGGAACCAACGTATACTTGATGTAGTGTATGAGTGGGATGACATCAATATTCAAACAGGTATTGGTGATACAATTCTCGATTTAGGGAATACCGTTTTACCCACTGGTGAAAGTGTCATTATGATTCGCAGTGTCTCAGGGAAAATTCGGGTACTTGTTCCATTTGATATCGGTATTTGCATTGAACATTCCGCAATTTTCGGAAACATCCAATATGATAAAGAAAGCACTTCTATTCAAAATAATAGCATCAAGGTCTACTCAGATAATTACGAAAGTTCCGCACGAAAAGTGAAAATCATGACTTCTGTAATTTTTGGAGATTTAGAGGTGATTAGACTATGA
- a CDS encoding sensor histidine kinase → MSFSKLMMAVCSGLLLVATAIGTVGYYFFSEGSWYKILIEQKVFYIPFVVFVPLTAISIGLIIGGLLGYFVKQKFESIDFSIRLLGQGDLEKKITSEEDENFLEVQQVYKQIDRLRDKMKAQTILTQKLASDRAESTGQTKEAILSEERHRIARELHDSVSQQLFAAMMLLSALNEQSEKSATPAMQKQLKMVESIVNESQSEMRALLLHLRPTQLEGKSLKTGIEQLLKELTTKLPIEVEWQIEDINLQKGIEDHLFRIVQELLSNTLRHSKAKLLEVRLVTMDNLAVMKVVDDGVGFDMDNVRQGSYGLQNMRERVAEFGGTIKIISFPGRGTSVEIKIPLVAKKDVESE, encoded by the coding sequence ATGAGTTTTTCGAAACTGATGATGGCAGTTTGCTCAGGGTTACTGCTTGTTGCAACAGCTATCGGAACGGTCGGATACTATTTTTTTAGCGAAGGCTCTTGGTATAAAATCCTCATCGAACAAAAAGTCTTTTACATTCCCTTTGTCGTCTTTGTTCCGCTTACAGCCATTTCGATTGGTTTAATTATAGGCGGTTTGCTCGGGTATTTTGTTAAACAAAAATTTGAATCGATTGACTTTTCGATTCGGCTGCTCGGACAAGGCGATTTGGAGAAAAAGATTACAAGTGAAGAAGATGAAAACTTTTTAGAAGTACAGCAAGTATACAAGCAAATCGACCGCTTACGTGATAAAATGAAAGCACAAACGATTTTGACACAAAAACTTGCAAGCGACCGCGCTGAATCAACGGGCCAAACGAAAGAAGCAATTTTGTCAGAAGAGCGGCACCGGATTGCTAGAGAATTGCATGATTCAGTGAGTCAACAACTTTTTGCAGCGATGATGCTTTTATCAGCATTGAATGAACAAAGTGAAAAAAGCGCGACACCAGCCATGCAAAAGCAATTAAAAATGGTCGAGTCCATCGTGAATGAATCTCAATCAGAGATGCGTGCCTTATTACTTCATCTACGTCCAACACAACTTGAAGGTAAATCATTAAAAACTGGTATAGAGCAATTATTAAAAGAATTAACAACGAAATTGCCAATTGAAGTAGAATGGCAAATCGAGGATATTAATTTGCAAAAAGGTATTGAAGATCATTTATTCCGTATTGTTCAAGAATTGCTTTCCAACACATTACGACATTCTAAAGCGAAATTATTAGAAGTGCGCTTAGTCACAATGGATAATTTAGCTGTGATGAAAGTAGTCGATGACGGCGTTGGATTTGATATGGATAATGTTCGACAAGGATCTTATGGCTTGCAAAATATGCGAGAACGAGTTGCCGAATTTGGCGGCACCATCAAAATAATTAGTTTCCCAGGTAGAGGAACTAGCGTAGAAATAAAAATCCCACTTGTTGCGAAAAAGGACGTGGAAAGCGAATGA
- a CDS encoding response regulator transcription factor, whose protein sequence is MIKVLLVDDHEMVRIGVSAYLSVQDDMEVVGEAENGREGADMALELRPDIILMDLVMDEMDGIEATKEIMQNWKEAKIIIVTSFIDDEKVYPALEAGASSYMLKTSTASEIADAIRATYGGDSVLEPEVTGKMMQRLTAKPEKNLHDDLTNRENEILLLIAEGKSNQEIADELFITLKTVKTHVSNILSKLDVQDRTQAAIYAFKHDLVEKK, encoded by the coding sequence ATGATAAAAGTATTACTTGTAGATGATCACGAAATGGTACGTATAGGAGTCTCAGCTTATCTTTCTGTGCAAGATGACATGGAAGTAGTGGGCGAGGCAGAGAACGGTCGCGAAGGCGCTGATATGGCTTTAGAATTGCGTCCAGATATTATTTTAATGGATTTAGTTATGGACGAAATGGACGGTATCGAAGCGACGAAAGAAATAATGCAAAACTGGAAAGAAGCTAAAATCATTATCGTCACTAGTTTTATTGATGATGAAAAAGTATACCCGGCACTGGAAGCAGGAGCGAGCAGTTATATGCTTAAAACTTCTACTGCAAGTGAAATTGCGGATGCGATTCGTGCTACATATGGCGGAGATTCTGTCCTTGAGCCAGAAGTAACTGGTAAAATGATGCAAAGACTTACTGCCAAACCAGAAAAAAACTTACATGATGATTTAACGAATCGTGAAAATGAAATCTTACTTTTAATCGCAGAAGGTAAGTCTAATCAAGAAATTGCGGATGAACTTTTCATCACTTTAAAAACGGTGAAGACGCATGTAAGTAATATTTTATCGAAATTAGATGTGCAAGATCGTACGCAAGCAGCAATCTATGCATTTAAACATGACTTAGTAGAAAAAAAGTAG
- a CDS encoding TrkA family potassium uptake protein, which yields MKEGFAVIGLGRFGGSICRSLVEQGMEVLAIDSDEERVNEYMSIATHAVIANSTDENALRQLGIRNFEHVIVAIGEDIQSSILTTLILKEMGVKYVTAKATNDKHAKLLDKIGADRVVHPERDMGRRIAHYIVSKNMLDYLELSDEYSLVEISVSDPRFLGKSLVDLDFRNSFGVNIVGIKKDKQMIITPEANDVLHEGDILIVIGSDDDIERLQEKIQ from the coding sequence ATGAAAGAAGGATTTGCAGTCATCGGTCTTGGGCGATTCGGCGGAAGTATTTGTCGTTCACTTGTCGAGCAAGGAATGGAAGTACTTGCGATTGATTCGGATGAAGAACGTGTCAACGAATATATGTCCATTGCAACCCATGCAGTTATCGCTAATTCAACAGATGAAAACGCGCTACGTCAGCTTGGTATTCGTAATTTTGAGCATGTTATCGTTGCGATTGGTGAGGATATTCAGTCGAGTATCTTAACTACACTTATTTTAAAAGAAATGGGCGTAAAATACGTTACCGCAAAAGCGACGAATGATAAACATGCCAAATTACTTGATAAAATTGGGGCAGATCGAGTTGTCCATCCTGAACGGGATATGGGTCGACGTATCGCTCATTATATCGTCTCAAAAAACATGCTAGATTATCTCGAACTATCGGATGAATATAGTCTTGTTGAAATTTCCGTATCTGATCCGCGTTTCCTTGGAAAGAGCCTAGTCGATTTAGACTTCCGTAACTCTTTTGGCGTGAATATTGTTGGTATTAAAAAAGATAAACAAATGATTATCACCCCTGAAGCCAACGATGTCCTTCATGAAGGGGATATTCTAATCGTTATCGGTTCTGATGATGATATTGAACGATTACAAGAAAAAATCCAATAA